The following proteins are encoded in a genomic region of Channa argus isolate prfri chromosome 3, Channa argus male v1.0, whole genome shotgun sequence:
- the LOC137124296 gene encoding beta-1,3-galactosyltransferase 2-like isoform X2 has product MRDLGTVPSVHCLKRVHPKHSVKPSETTEATEPPTALPTVAPTGTQYHEAYPRNYHFIMNNIEVCKNNTPFLVLMVPVAPNNVAARDAIRQTWGKESLVQGKVVYTLFMLGLPRGADVEQQQEKLKQENLQHRDLIQSDFVDSYLNLTIKTMVIMDWLATHCLTAAYAMKIDSDMFLNIDNLVIMLQKPGIPKANYLTGMLMWNRPVVRSKNSKWYVSEELYPDPQYPTYTLGMGYVFSNDLPEKFVMASKSIKPFNIEDAYIGMCMRKLGLQVTSPPDPSQFKAYNRVYNRCEYSKIITYILGTSEELVKYWTDLKKPGPPC; this is encoded by the exons ATGCGGGACCTAGGAACTGTCCCAAGCGTCCATTGCCTGAAAAG AGTCCACCCAAAACACAGTGTAAAACCAAGTGAAACCACTGAGGCCACCGAACCACCAACTGCGCTCCCTACCGTAGCCCCCACAGGTACTCAGTACCACGAAGCCTACCCACGAAACTACCACTTCATTATGAATAACATAGAAGTTTGCAAGAATAATACCCCTTTTTTGGTCCTGATGGTACCAGTAGCACCAAATAATGTGGCAGCTCGGGATGCAATCCGGCAGACGTGGGGAAAAGAGAGCCTGGTTCAGGGCAAGGTGGTGTACACTCTTTTCATGTTGGGCCTTCCTAGGGGAGCTGATGTTGAGCAGCAACAGGAGAAGCTCAAACAGGAGAATCTGCAGCACCGCGACCTCATCCAGAGTGATTTTGTGGACAGCTATCTCAATCTGACCATCAAAACCATGGTGATTATGGACTGGCTGGCCACCCACTGCCTTACAGCAGCTTACGCCATGAAGATTGACTCAGACATGTTCCTAAACATTGACAACCTGGTGATTATGCTGCAGAAGCCAGGTATCCCCAAGGCGAACTACCTGACGGGCATGCTTATGTGGAACAGGCCAGTTGTACGTTCGAAGAACTCCAAGTGGTATGTTTCTGAGGAGTTGTACCCGGATCCCCAATACCCGACCTATACTCTGGGCATGGGATATGTCTTTTCCAATGATCTCCCAGAGAAATTTGTAATGGCCTCCAAATCAATCAAGCCCTTTAACATAGAGGATGCTTATATTGGAATGTGCATGAGAAAGCTAGGACTCCAAGTCACATCACCGCCAGATCCGTCCCAATTCAAGGCCTACAACAGGGTATATAATCGATGCGAATACTCAAAGATCATCACCTACATACTTGGGACTTCAGAAGAGCTGGTGAAATACTGGACAGATCTGAAGAAGCCTGGACCCCCTTGTTAG
- the LOC137124296 gene encoding beta-1,3-galactosyltransferase 1-like isoform X1 translates to MRDLGTVPSVHCLKRQPVDRAWSQKKYLFHCCFKFTLLLCVGLFVLCCALSSGSETWWERFAIREHYNKIFHQTNSVYNPPPYRVHPKHSVKPSETTEATEPPTALPTVAPTGTQYHEAYPRNYHFIMNNIEVCKNNTPFLVLMVPVAPNNVAARDAIRQTWGKESLVQGKVVYTLFMLGLPRGADVEQQQEKLKQENLQHRDLIQSDFVDSYLNLTIKTMVIMDWLATHCLTAAYAMKIDSDMFLNIDNLVIMLQKPGIPKANYLTGMLMWNRPVVRSKNSKWYVSEELYPDPQYPTYTLGMGYVFSNDLPEKFVMASKSIKPFNIEDAYIGMCMRKLGLQVTSPPDPSQFKAYNRVYNRCEYSKIITYILGTSEELVKYWTDLKKPGPPC, encoded by the exons ATGCGGGACCTAGGAACTGTCCCAAGCGTCCATTGCCTGAAAAG ACAACCCGTTGACAGAGCATGGTCTCAGAAGAAGTATTTATTTCACTGCTGCTTCAAGTTCACGCTCCTGCTTTGTGTAGGGCTCTTCGTTTTGTGTTGCGCTCTGTCTAGCGGCTCTGAGACATGGTGGGAGAGGTTTGCCATCCGTGAACATTACAACAAGATTTTCCATCAGACTAATTCTGTTTACAATCCTCCCCCTTATAGAGTCCACCCAAAACACAGTGTAAAACCAAGTGAAACCACTGAGGCCACCGAACCACCAACTGCGCTCCCTACCGTAGCCCCCACAGGTACTCAGTACCACGAAGCCTACCCACGAAACTACCACTTCATTATGAATAACATAGAAGTTTGCAAGAATAATACCCCTTTTTTGGTCCTGATGGTACCAGTAGCACCAAATAATGTGGCAGCTCGGGATGCAATCCGGCAGACGTGGGGAAAAGAGAGCCTGGTTCAGGGCAAGGTGGTGTACACTCTTTTCATGTTGGGCCTTCCTAGGGGAGCTGATGTTGAGCAGCAACAGGAGAAGCTCAAACAGGAGAATCTGCAGCACCGCGACCTCATCCAGAGTGATTTTGTGGACAGCTATCTCAATCTGACCATCAAAACCATGGTGATTATGGACTGGCTGGCCACCCACTGCCTTACAGCAGCTTACGCCATGAAGATTGACTCAGACATGTTCCTAAACATTGACAACCTGGTGATTATGCTGCAGAAGCCAGGTATCCCCAAGGCGAACTACCTGACGGGCATGCTTATGTGGAACAGGCCAGTTGTACGTTCGAAGAACTCCAAGTGGTATGTTTCTGAGGAGTTGTACCCGGATCCCCAATACCCGACCTATACTCTGGGCATGGGATATGTCTTTTCCAATGATCTCCCAGAGAAATTTGTAATGGCCTCCAAATCAATCAAGCCCTTTAACATAGAGGATGCTTATATTGGAATGTGCATGAGAAAGCTAGGACTCCAAGTCACATCACCGCCAGATCCGTCCCAATTCAAGGCCTACAACAGGGTATATAATCGATGCGAATACTCAAAGATCATCACCTACATACTTGGGACTTCAGAAGAGCTGGTGAAATACTGGACAGATCTGAAGAAGCCTGGACCCCCTTGTTAG
- the LOC137124296 gene encoding beta-1,3-galactosyltransferase 1-like isoform X5: MQEFTPSLSVRQPVDRAWSQKKYLFHCCFKFTLLLCVGLFVLCCALSSGSETWWERFAIREHYNKIFHQTNSVYNPPPYRVHPKHSVKPSETTEATEPPTALPTVAPTGTQYHEAYPRNYHFIMNNIEVCKNNTPFLVLMVPVAPNNVAARDAIRQTWGKESLVQGKVVYTLFMLGLPRGADVEQQQEKLKQENLQHRDLIQSDFVDSYLNLTIKTMVIMDWLATHCLTAAYAMKIDSDMFLNIDNLVIMLQKPGIPKANYLTGMLMWNRPVVRSKNSKWYVSEELYPDPQYPTYTLGMGYVFSNDLPEKFVMASKSIKPFNIEDAYIGMCMRKLGLQVTSPPDPSQFKAYNRVYNRCEYSKIITYILGTSEELVKYWTDLKKPGPPC; encoded by the exons ATGCAAGAGTTCACCCCATCACTTTCCGTCAG ACAACCCGTTGACAGAGCATGGTCTCAGAAGAAGTATTTATTTCACTGCTGCTTCAAGTTCACGCTCCTGCTTTGTGTAGGGCTCTTCGTTTTGTGTTGCGCTCTGTCTAGCGGCTCTGAGACATGGTGGGAGAGGTTTGCCATCCGTGAACATTACAACAAGATTTTCCATCAGACTAATTCTGTTTACAATCCTCCCCCTTATAGAGTCCACCCAAAACACAGTGTAAAACCAAGTGAAACCACTGAGGCCACCGAACCACCAACTGCGCTCCCTACCGTAGCCCCCACAGGTACTCAGTACCACGAAGCCTACCCACGAAACTACCACTTCATTATGAATAACATAGAAGTTTGCAAGAATAATACCCCTTTTTTGGTCCTGATGGTACCAGTAGCACCAAATAATGTGGCAGCTCGGGATGCAATCCGGCAGACGTGGGGAAAAGAGAGCCTGGTTCAGGGCAAGGTGGTGTACACTCTTTTCATGTTGGGCCTTCCTAGGGGAGCTGATGTTGAGCAGCAACAGGAGAAGCTCAAACAGGAGAATCTGCAGCACCGCGACCTCATCCAGAGTGATTTTGTGGACAGCTATCTCAATCTGACCATCAAAACCATGGTGATTATGGACTGGCTGGCCACCCACTGCCTTACAGCAGCTTACGCCATGAAGATTGACTCAGACATGTTCCTAAACATTGACAACCTGGTGATTATGCTGCAGAAGCCAGGTATCCCCAAGGCGAACTACCTGACGGGCATGCTTATGTGGAACAGGCCAGTTGTACGTTCGAAGAACTCCAAGTGGTATGTTTCTGAGGAGTTGTACCCGGATCCCCAATACCCGACCTATACTCTGGGCATGGGATATGTCTTTTCCAATGATCTCCCAGAGAAATTTGTAATGGCCTCCAAATCAATCAAGCCCTTTAACATAGAGGATGCTTATATTGGAATGTGCATGAGAAAGCTAGGACTCCAAGTCACATCACCGCCAGATCCGTCCCAATTCAAGGCCTACAACAGGGTATATAATCGATGCGAATACTCAAAGATCATCACCTACATACTTGGGACTTCAGAAGAGCTGGTGAAATACTGGACAGATCTGAAGAAGCCTGGACCCCCTTGTTAG
- the LOC137124296 gene encoding beta-1,3-galactosyltransferase 1-like isoform X4, producing the protein MTWADFAAGEVKYWWIITQLWPTDMQEFTPSLSVRQPVDRAWSQKKYLFHCCFKFTLLLCVGLFVLCCALSSGSETWWERFAIREHYNKIFHQTNSVYNPPPYRVHPKHSVKPSETTEATEPPTALPTVAPTGTQYHEAYPRNYHFIMNNIEVCKNNTPFLVLMVPVAPNNVAARDAIRQTWGKESLVQGKVVYTLFMLGLPRGADVEQQQEKLKQENLQHRDLIQSDFVDSYLNLTIKTMVIMDWLATHCLTAAYAMKIDSDMFLNIDNLVIMLQKPGIPKANYLTGMLMWNRPVVRSKNSKWYVSEELYPDPQYPTYTLGMGYVFSNDLPEKFVMASKSIKPFNIEDAYIGMCMRKLGLQVTSPPDPSQFKAYNRVYNRCEYSKIITYILGTSEELVKYWTDLKKPGPPC; encoded by the exons ATGACCTGGGCTGATTTCGCTGCGGGGG AGGTAAAATATTGGTGGATAATAACGCAGCTTTGGCCTACAGACATGCAAGAGTTCACCCCATCACTTTCCGTCAG ACAACCCGTTGACAGAGCATGGTCTCAGAAGAAGTATTTATTTCACTGCTGCTTCAAGTTCACGCTCCTGCTTTGTGTAGGGCTCTTCGTTTTGTGTTGCGCTCTGTCTAGCGGCTCTGAGACATGGTGGGAGAGGTTTGCCATCCGTGAACATTACAACAAGATTTTCCATCAGACTAATTCTGTTTACAATCCTCCCCCTTATAGAGTCCACCCAAAACACAGTGTAAAACCAAGTGAAACCACTGAGGCCACCGAACCACCAACTGCGCTCCCTACCGTAGCCCCCACAGGTACTCAGTACCACGAAGCCTACCCACGAAACTACCACTTCATTATGAATAACATAGAAGTTTGCAAGAATAATACCCCTTTTTTGGTCCTGATGGTACCAGTAGCACCAAATAATGTGGCAGCTCGGGATGCAATCCGGCAGACGTGGGGAAAAGAGAGCCTGGTTCAGGGCAAGGTGGTGTACACTCTTTTCATGTTGGGCCTTCCTAGGGGAGCTGATGTTGAGCAGCAACAGGAGAAGCTCAAACAGGAGAATCTGCAGCACCGCGACCTCATCCAGAGTGATTTTGTGGACAGCTATCTCAATCTGACCATCAAAACCATGGTGATTATGGACTGGCTGGCCACCCACTGCCTTACAGCAGCTTACGCCATGAAGATTGACTCAGACATGTTCCTAAACATTGACAACCTGGTGATTATGCTGCAGAAGCCAGGTATCCCCAAGGCGAACTACCTGACGGGCATGCTTATGTGGAACAGGCCAGTTGTACGTTCGAAGAACTCCAAGTGGTATGTTTCTGAGGAGTTGTACCCGGATCCCCAATACCCGACCTATACTCTGGGCATGGGATATGTCTTTTCCAATGATCTCCCAGAGAAATTTGTAATGGCCTCCAAATCAATCAAGCCCTTTAACATAGAGGATGCTTATATTGGAATGTGCATGAGAAAGCTAGGACTCCAAGTCACATCACCGCCAGATCCGTCCCAATTCAAGGCCTACAACAGGGTATATAATCGATGCGAATACTCAAAGATCATCACCTACATACTTGGGACTTCAGAAGAGCTGGTGAAATACTGGACAGATCTGAAGAAGCCTGGACCCCCTTGTTAG
- the LOC137124296 gene encoding beta-1,3-galactosyltransferase 1-like isoform X3 — translation MALQSGSAVRPVRPDASPPSSFGVRRALKAEILPSILSAPGSRRLLKSFSAEIRGISASHPQPVDRAWSQKKYLFHCCFKFTLLLCVGLFVLCCALSSGSETWWERFAIREHYNKIFHQTNSVYNPPPYRVHPKHSVKPSETTEATEPPTALPTVAPTGTQYHEAYPRNYHFIMNNIEVCKNNTPFLVLMVPVAPNNVAARDAIRQTWGKESLVQGKVVYTLFMLGLPRGADVEQQQEKLKQENLQHRDLIQSDFVDSYLNLTIKTMVIMDWLATHCLTAAYAMKIDSDMFLNIDNLVIMLQKPGIPKANYLTGMLMWNRPVVRSKNSKWYVSEELYPDPQYPTYTLGMGYVFSNDLPEKFVMASKSIKPFNIEDAYIGMCMRKLGLQVTSPPDPSQFKAYNRVYNRCEYSKIITYILGTSEELVKYWTDLKKPGPPC, via the exons ATGGCACTTCAGAGCGGCTCCGCGGTGCGTCCTGTGCGCCCTGACGCATCTCCGCCTTCGTCTTTCGGTGTCAGACGCGCACTCAAAGCCGAGATCCTTCCGTCCATACTATCTGCGCCGGGATCACGGCGACTTTTGAAATCATTTTCCGCTGAGATTAGAGGGATCAGTGCTTCGCATCC ACAACCCGTTGACAGAGCATGGTCTCAGAAGAAGTATTTATTTCACTGCTGCTTCAAGTTCACGCTCCTGCTTTGTGTAGGGCTCTTCGTTTTGTGTTGCGCTCTGTCTAGCGGCTCTGAGACATGGTGGGAGAGGTTTGCCATCCGTGAACATTACAACAAGATTTTCCATCAGACTAATTCTGTTTACAATCCTCCCCCTTATAGAGTCCACCCAAAACACAGTGTAAAACCAAGTGAAACCACTGAGGCCACCGAACCACCAACTGCGCTCCCTACCGTAGCCCCCACAGGTACTCAGTACCACGAAGCCTACCCACGAAACTACCACTTCATTATGAATAACATAGAAGTTTGCAAGAATAATACCCCTTTTTTGGTCCTGATGGTACCAGTAGCACCAAATAATGTGGCAGCTCGGGATGCAATCCGGCAGACGTGGGGAAAAGAGAGCCTGGTTCAGGGCAAGGTGGTGTACACTCTTTTCATGTTGGGCCTTCCTAGGGGAGCTGATGTTGAGCAGCAACAGGAGAAGCTCAAACAGGAGAATCTGCAGCACCGCGACCTCATCCAGAGTGATTTTGTGGACAGCTATCTCAATCTGACCATCAAAACCATGGTGATTATGGACTGGCTGGCCACCCACTGCCTTACAGCAGCTTACGCCATGAAGATTGACTCAGACATGTTCCTAAACATTGACAACCTGGTGATTATGCTGCAGAAGCCAGGTATCCCCAAGGCGAACTACCTGACGGGCATGCTTATGTGGAACAGGCCAGTTGTACGTTCGAAGAACTCCAAGTGGTATGTTTCTGAGGAGTTGTACCCGGATCCCCAATACCCGACCTATACTCTGGGCATGGGATATGTCTTTTCCAATGATCTCCCAGAGAAATTTGTAATGGCCTCCAAATCAATCAAGCCCTTTAACATAGAGGATGCTTATATTGGAATGTGCATGAGAAAGCTAGGACTCCAAGTCACATCACCGCCAGATCCGTCCCAATTCAAGGCCTACAACAGGGTATATAATCGATGCGAATACTCAAAGATCATCACCTACATACTTGGGACTTCAGAAGAGCTGGTGAAATACTGGACAGATCTGAAGAAGCCTGGACCCCCTTGTTAG
- the LOC137124296 gene encoding beta-1,3-galactosyltransferase 2-like isoform X6 has product MALQSGSAVRPVRPDASPPSSFGVRRALKAEILPSILSAPGSRRLLKSFSAEIRGISASHPVHPKHSVKPSETTEATEPPTALPTVAPTGTQYHEAYPRNYHFIMNNIEVCKNNTPFLVLMVPVAPNNVAARDAIRQTWGKESLVQGKVVYTLFMLGLPRGADVEQQQEKLKQENLQHRDLIQSDFVDSYLNLTIKTMVIMDWLATHCLTAAYAMKIDSDMFLNIDNLVIMLQKPGIPKANYLTGMLMWNRPVVRSKNSKWYVSEELYPDPQYPTYTLGMGYVFSNDLPEKFVMASKSIKPFNIEDAYIGMCMRKLGLQVTSPPDPSQFKAYNRVYNRCEYSKIITYILGTSEELVKYWTDLKKPGPPC; this is encoded by the exons ATGGCACTTCAGAGCGGCTCCGCGGTGCGTCCTGTGCGCCCTGACGCATCTCCGCCTTCGTCTTTCGGTGTCAGACGCGCACTCAAAGCCGAGATCCTTCCGTCCATACTATCTGCGCCGGGATCACGGCGACTTTTGAAATCATTTTCCGCTGAGATTAGAGGGATCAGTGCTTCGCATCC AGTCCACCCAAAACACAGTGTAAAACCAAGTGAAACCACTGAGGCCACCGAACCACCAACTGCGCTCCCTACCGTAGCCCCCACAGGTACTCAGTACCACGAAGCCTACCCACGAAACTACCACTTCATTATGAATAACATAGAAGTTTGCAAGAATAATACCCCTTTTTTGGTCCTGATGGTACCAGTAGCACCAAATAATGTGGCAGCTCGGGATGCAATCCGGCAGACGTGGGGAAAAGAGAGCCTGGTTCAGGGCAAGGTGGTGTACACTCTTTTCATGTTGGGCCTTCCTAGGGGAGCTGATGTTGAGCAGCAACAGGAGAAGCTCAAACAGGAGAATCTGCAGCACCGCGACCTCATCCAGAGTGATTTTGTGGACAGCTATCTCAATCTGACCATCAAAACCATGGTGATTATGGACTGGCTGGCCACCCACTGCCTTACAGCAGCTTACGCCATGAAGATTGACTCAGACATGTTCCTAAACATTGACAACCTGGTGATTATGCTGCAGAAGCCAGGTATCCCCAAGGCGAACTACCTGACGGGCATGCTTATGTGGAACAGGCCAGTTGTACGTTCGAAGAACTCCAAGTGGTATGTTTCTGAGGAGTTGTACCCGGATCCCCAATACCCGACCTATACTCTGGGCATGGGATATGTCTTTTCCAATGATCTCCCAGAGAAATTTGTAATGGCCTCCAAATCAATCAAGCCCTTTAACATAGAGGATGCTTATATTGGAATGTGCATGAGAAAGCTAGGACTCCAAGTCACATCACCGCCAGATCCGTCCCAATTCAAGGCCTACAACAGGGTATATAATCGATGCGAATACTCAAAGATCATCACCTACATACTTGGGACTTCAGAAGAGCTGGTGAAATACTGGACAGATCTGAAGAAGCCTGGACCCCCTTGTTAG